The genomic interval GCCCAGCGCGGTATAGACAATTGCCATCCCCATCGCATACGCGACCGATAATATAAACGCACGTCGCCGCTTTACCTGCGCGCCTTCGCCAACAATAATCGAAGACAAAATTGGCACCATCGGCAATACGCACGGCGTAAAGGATAGCCCGAGTCCGAGCAACAAAAATAGCGGCATGATGACCAGAAGCTTGCCGCCTTTTAGAGAAGATTCGATACGACCAATATCGGCATCGTCAGTCAGATTCGCGCTATCTGCATTCACCACTGCGGGATTCGCTGTCGAAAAATTTGCGGCCCCCGTTGCATTTTGTTGGGGAGTATCAATCGCCGCGCCACTTCCTTTGGCTGCGCCGATTGCACCAAGTAAACCGCCACCGCTGGATGGACCGCCATTCGCCGATAGATTAACGCGATGCTCCATCGGTGGATAACACAAGCCCTTGTCGGCACAGCCTTGACCGGCCACGATCAACGTGAACGCAGCAGCCGCTGCGACCGGGATTTTAATCGTGATGCTATGGTGATAAGTCTCTACATCTTTCTGGAAAGTTTTATCATATTTGACCACACCAGCTGGGATTTGCGGCTCTCCGAGCGTCGCGCCTTCTGCCTGAAAGTGAAACCGCTCGCGATACATGTAATAACCATCAGCGATGGCATAGGTCACTTCGGCAGTTTTTGGATCGGCCATGCGGGCCGAAAATTTAAAAGCAACTTCTGGCGCCAGATAGTCCTCTTCTGCACGCGCAGCGGACATGAACACAGTCATCAGGCTTAGCACCAAGAAAAGCACCAATCCCGGTTTGAAACATTTAAACATTCAAATCCCTTTTTGTTTCAGTGCCGATCCATTCGAGATAAGCAGGAAGGCCTTTAGCAATCGGCAACGCGATAATTTCAGGAAGCTCGTACGGATGCGCTGCCTTAATAAAATTTTCAAGCTCGCTATAACGCTCTGTGGTGGTCTTGATCATCAATGTCACCTCTGTCGTCTGCTCTAATTTTCCCTGCCAGAGATACACTGAATGCACCTCAGGCAGGAGATTGACACAGGCCGCCAATTTACGTTCCACAAGTTGTCCCGCAAGCACGTTTGCGGTCGAAAAATCGGGCATATTAGTTACTACCAGCAGCGCATTTGTCATAGTCGCCTCCGAAGTATTTTCCTTACAATAAACGTCGACGGGTCAGGACCACTGCGGCGTAAAAGCCAAAACAACAATATCCAATCAAAATAGCGAGATCAGTTATTGGGGTAGTCGGCCAGGTTCCGAGCAATAACGGCCGCACCAAATGTACGGCGGCATTCAACGGCAATATCTGCGCAATCGTCTGTAACCATCCTGGTAACTGTGCCGATGGATAATACACGCCGGACAGAAAGATCATCGGCGTCAACACCAACGTAAAGTAGTAGGTAAAAAAATCATAGCCCTTGGCGAGCGCATTGAAGACCAAGCCCAGAGAGCCAAAAGTCATACCGATTAAGAATAATAGCGGTAACACTAACAACGTGTGCGGATGCAGGCCGATTCCCAGACAAAACATCACCAAAAGAATAGCTACCCCGGAAAAAATCGACTTGGTGGCAGCCCACAACATTTCTGCCAGTATCACGTCATCCAGCGCCAGCGGTGCATTCAACAGCGCATCCCAGGTTTTCTGCACATGCATGCGCGAAAATGCGGAATACAGCGCCTCAAAAGAAGCGGCCCACATAATTGACATGCAGATGGAACCTGAAGCCAGGTAATGGATATAGGGAATGCCATCGACTTCTTTGAGCAGACTACCCAGACCATAGCCGAAAGCCAGCAGTGTAATAAGCGGATCGGCAATATTGCCTAACACACTCGCTACCGCCAGCTTCTTCCATACTAAAAAATTGCGCTGCCAGATCGGCTGAAAACGTCTCGAAAATGCGGGAAATGCATAGATATTCATGTCAATCCCGCATTTCACGGCCAGTGAGTTTTAAAAACAAATCTTCAAGATTGGCGGGACGATGAATGTAGCGCACGCCCGGGGTTCCTTGCAGTTCATGTACGAGTACTTGTGCATCGTTGGTATAACAAAAAATAGTTTCACCGCTGATTTCGATCCTTGCCGAACGGGCAGAGTTGCCGCCACCATCACCATTCAGCCACGCTTTGGCCTTCTCGCCATAAATCTCGACTACCTCGGCTTCAATATGCTGCGCAATCAAGGCGCGCGGCGAGCCTTCAGCGATCATTTTTCCATGATCGACGACTGCCAGACGGTCGCACAGACGCTCAGCCTCATCCATGAAGTGCGTGGTTAATAAAATTGTCTTCCCTTGGCTTAGCAACGTTTTCAGACGCTCCCAAATCATATGTCTGGCTTGCGGATCGAGACCGGTGGTAGGCTCATCCATGAAAATCAAATCCGGATCGTTGACCAACGCTCTGGCCAACGTTAAACGCCGACGCATGCCGCCGGATAATTCATTGATCCGTGCATGTTGCTTGGCACCCAGATTGGCAAATTCCAGCAGTTTTGGAATTCTTTCGTTAATCACGGCATCTGGTATCCCGAAATAACGACCAAAGACTAAGAGATTTTCTGAGACGGTGAAGTCTGGATCGAGATTGTCACCCTGCGGTACTACACCGATCCTTTGACGGGCTAAACGTGACTCGGCCGGGATAGGATGACCTGCTAACCGAATATCGCCACTATCCGCTGCCGTTAAGCCGAGACATAACCGCAACGTTGTAGTCTTACCCGCTCCGTTCGGGCCTAACAAGCCATAGCATTCCCCTGCGCGCAGTTCGAACGACAAACCGTCAATCACTATCGTTTTGGCACCTTTGCTGCCAAAAGATTTACGCAGATTAGTCACACTTAAGATGGATGAATCGGATATCGGAGCCATTATCGAGGCCATAGCTGAGCACTTATATTATTGTACTTATTTGTCGGGCCACAGTTCTGGCGTGTGGCAAATCAATAGCTTAGCGGAGTTACATTCACGATCGATGGAAATCTGTAATACATGAAGGCAGCTTTAAAAAATCACAAAATGCAAAAAGCCAGGCTAGGCCTGGCTTTCAATTTTAACGCACACTTTACGTACTTGACGTATTAGTCTGCTGTCGGTACATCTGCTTCGTCGCTGACCTCAGGACGATCCAACAACTCAACGTAAGCCATAGGTGCGTTATCACCAACACGGAACCCCATTTTCAAGATACGCAGGTAACCGCCATTGCGATTTGCGTAACGTGGGCCGAATTCAGCAAACAATTTCAAGACCATTTCGCGGTCACGCAGGCGACTAAATGCCAGACGCTTGTTTGCTAGTGTGTCAGTCTTACCCAATGTCAGAATCGGCTCAATAACGCGGCGCAGTTCTTTTGCTTTTGGCAATGTTGTCTTGATTGCTTCGTGACGCAGCAACGAAACAGTCATGTTGCGCAGCATAGCCAAACGATGGGAAGAGGTACGATTTAATTTACGTAAGCCGTGGCGATGACGCATGATAATTCCTTTTCAGTTTTGAGTTTAAGTCCAGCTCTTCGATCGATTTCGGCAATCTTGCCTAGTCGCGGGCCGGTTTAAGATTAATTAACAACAACTTGGTCAAAATAACCAAAAAATTGACAACAGGGGCGAGATTTTACATCGCCCTTGCTGCTTACGGCAAATATTACTTTTCTAAACCGGCAGGTGGCCAGTTTTCAAGCTTCATACCTAAAGTCAGACCACGCGAAGCCAATACTTCCTTGATTTCATTCAAGGACTTACGACCCAGATTCGGTGTCTTCAACAGTTCATTTTCGCTACGCTGGATCAAATCACCAATGTAGTAAATATTTTCTGCTTTCAGGCAATTGGCTGAACGTACTGTCAGTTCCAGATCATCGACCGGACGCAACAGGATAGGATCAACTTGTGGTGCACGTGATGGCGCTTCAGCAGCAGCTTCAGTGCCTTCCAGTGCCGCGAACACATTCAGCTGGTCAACCAGTACACGCGCCGACTGGCGAATGGCTTCTTCTGGTGTAATCACACCATTGGTTTCAATGTTAATGACCAATTTATCCAAATCCGTACGCTGTTCGACACGTGCCGACTCAACCGCGTATGAAACACGACGCACTGGTGAAAACGATGCATCCAGAATAATGCGACCGATAGTCTTGTTGGTATCTTCCGACAGACGACGAACATTACCCGGTACATAACCACGGCCTTTTTCGACTTTGATCTGCATGTCCAGTTCACCGCCGCCAGTTAAATGCGCGATTACGTGGTCCGGATTAACTAACTCAACGTCGTGCGGCAGATCGATATCGGACGCCAATACTGCGCCTTCGCCGCCTTTTTTCAAGGTCAATGTGACCTCATCACGATTGTGCAGTTTAAAAACTACACCTTTCAAATTCAGCAGAATATCAACAACATCTTCTTGGACGCCATCTAACGAAGAATACTCGTGAACAACGCCAGCGATAGTAACTTCAGTCGGTGCGTAGCCTACCATTGACGACAGCAGGACGCGACGCAACGCATTACCCAAAGTGTGGCCGTAACCACGTTCAAACGGCTCCATCACTACTTTAGCGTGACCTGCGCCGAGTGCTTCTACTTCGATAATACGTGGCTTCAACAAACTGTTTTGCATGAAATGTCCTTTTCAATACCCTCGGCTCATTACACCGATAAGGCTGATGGCATTACGAAAAAAGCCCATCCGAGGATGGGCGAGAAAAATATTTACAAATTAACGCGAGTACAGTTCGACGATCAGCGATTCGTTGACGTCAGCGGCAATTTCGCTACGATCTGGCATGGACTTGAAAGTACCTTCCATTTTCTTAGCATCAACAGATACCCATGAAGGCATACCGATTTGCTCTGCGAGCGACAACGCTTCAACGATACGTACTTGTTTTTTCGATTTTTCGCGAACAGCAACAACGTCACCAGCTTTAACTTGGTACGAAGCGATATTCACAACGTTACCATTTACGGTGAACGCTTTGTGCGAGACCAATTGACGGCCTTCAGCACGAGTAGAACCAAAACCCATACGATAAACAACGTTATCGAGACGTGCTTCTAGCAATCTCAGCAGAGTTTCGCCGGTGTTACCCTTGCGACGATCTGCTTCAGCGAAGTAACGACGGAATTGGCGTTCCAAAATACCGTACATACGCTTAACTTTTTGCTTTTCGCGCAATTGGTTACCGTAGTCCGAAGTACGCGCACCAGAAGTACGACCATGTTGACCTGGCTTTGAATCTAGTTTGCACTTAGAGTCCAAAGAGCGACGTGCGCTTTTCAGGAAAAGATCCGTACCTTCACGGCGTGAGAGTTTTGCTTTAGGTCCAATATAACGTGCCACGATGTTTCCTTTAGTGAGTGACGTCAAGACCCATGACTTATAACAGTCTGGTTACATGACGCTAGTCTGCTTTGCCTACAAACAGACGGTGGGCTTAAGAACAAAACCCGCCAAGGTCATTGGCGGGTCACTTGCAAGCTGCTAATTCGAGAATTAACAGCGCAACAATTACTTAGATACGACGACGCTTTGGAGGGCGGCAACCGTTGTGCGGAACTGGTGTCACGTCTTGAATTTGAGTAATTTTAATACCCAAATTATTCAAAGCGCGAACTGCAGACTCACGACCAGGGCCAGGGCCCTTGATGCGAACTTCCAGATTCTTAACACCACATTCAACAGCCACTTTACCGGCCGCTTCTGCTGCAACCTGCGCTGCAAATGGAGTCGACTTGCGGGAGCCTTTAAAGCCAGCGCCACCAGATGTCGCCCATGACAACGCGTTACCTTGACGATCGGTAATCGTGATGATGGTGTTGTTAAAGGACGCGTGAATATGCGCGATACCTTCTGCAACGTTCTTTTTAACTTTTTTACGCACACGTGCTGCTGCGGCGTTATTGGGGGACTTTGCCATAATAATTTCCTTGAATCCGACTACAAATCAACGCGCAGTTAATTATTTCTTCAGCGATTGAGCGGCTTTACGCGGCCCCTTACGGGTACGAGCATTGGTACGGGTACGTTGACCACGGCAAGGTAGACCCTTACGGTGACGCATACCACGGTAGCAACCCAGATCCATCAGACGCTTGATGTTCATCGACAATTCGCGACGTAGATCACCTTCGACGATGAATTTTGCAATTTCATCGCGTAGCTTTTCTAATTCGCTATCGTCTAGATCTTTGACCTTTTTACTGGTCGAAATACCCGTAGCATCGCAAATCTTCTGCGAACGTGGGCGGCCAACACCATAGATGGCGGTTAAGCCAATAACAGTGTGTTGATGGTTTGGGATATTTACCCCTGCAATACGTGCCATTCGTTATTCCTCGATCAATAACGTTAGTTAACCTTGGCGCTGTTTATGGCGCGGTTCTGTGCAAATGACGCGAAGAACGCCTTTGCGCTTAATGATCTTACAGTTGCGGCAAATCCGCTTAACTGATGCGAGCACTTTCATGGTGGCCCTCTTTCTTTCAGCTTAAGGTTCTAAATACTGTTTATTTGGTACGGAAAACAATCCGTGCCCGGCTTAAATCATAAGGTGTCAATTCTACCGTCACCTTATCTCCTGGAAGGATACGAATATAGTTCATCCGCATCTTGCCAGAAATATGACCGAGGACGATATGTCCGTTTTCCAACTTGACTCTAAATGTAGCATTGGGGAGATTCTCTAGAATCTCGCCTTGCATCTGGATAACGTCGTCTTTTGCCATTCGGTCTACTGGTTCCTCTGGGCGCTCAATCCAACTTAACGCGTAGGAATTCCGCCCTTGAAATTTGCTTTACGAAGCAGCGATTCATATTGCTGCGACATCACATAATTTTGTACTTGCGCCATGAAGTCCATGGTGACCACAACGATAATCAACAGCGATGTGCCACCAAAATAAAATGGCACCTTCCAACGCGCAATCAAGAACTCTGGCAACAAACATACCAAGGTAATATAAACTGCACCTGCTAATGTCAAACGCATCAAGATCTTATCGATATAACGTGCAGTCTGATCACCTGGTCGAATTCCTGGAACAAACGCCCCGCTCTTCTTCAAGTTGTCTGCAGTTTCTTTGCTGTTAAATACCAATGCGGTATAAAAGAAGCAAAAGAATACGATCGCAACTGCGTACAACAAAGCATGAATCGGTTCGCCTGGTGCCAACGATGCTGCCAGATCTTTCAGAAACCGCACTACAGGATTAGTAGTGTCCCCTGAAATAAACCAGCTAGTAATCGTCGCTGGGAACAAGATAATTGAAGAAGCAAAAATTGGAGGAATCACACCTGCCATATTCAACTTCAGTGGCAAATGACTACTTTGACCACCATAAATCTTGTTACCAACTTGCCGCTTTGCGTAATTCACCAATATCTTGCGTTGTCCACGTTCGATAAACACCACCACGAACGTTACAGCTGCAACTATTAGACAGATTAAAATCGCTGACAACGCTGCCATTGAGCCTGTACGCACCAACTCAAATAATCCACCGACCGCATTAGGCAAGCCCGCAGCGATACCAGCAAAGATAATGATAGAGATGCCGTTACCAAGACCACGCTCAGTAATTTGCTCGCCTAGCCACATCAAGAACATTGTGCCAGTCACCAGCGTCACAACCGTCGTAAAACGGAAAGCCAAACCTGGATCAAGTACCAAACCTGCCTGTGATTCAAGTGCTACAGCAATACCTAACGCCTGGAACGTCGCCAAAAGCAATGTGCCGTAACGTGTATATTGCGTAATCTTACGTCGCCCAGACTCGCCTTCCTTTTTCAAGGCCTCGAGTTGGGGTGACACGATTGACATCAGTTGCATAATGATCGACGCCGAAATATACGGCATGATCCCTAATGCAAAAACGGTAAACCGCGATAACGCACCGCCGGAAAACATGTTAAACATACCAAGAATACCGCCTTGGTTCTGCTTAAACAACTGGGCCAACTGTGTCGGATCAATACCCGGTACAGGAATATGTGCGCCAATCCGGTAAACAACCAGTGCTGCAAGCAAGAACCACAAACGTCCCCAAGGGAAGCCGCTAGCAGCGCTCTTTGCAAGTTGGGGAGTAGTCGCCAATTGTCGCTCCGAGTCAGTAAACCAAATTAAGCAACAGTGCCGCCAACGGCTTCGATAGCAGCTTTAGCGCCTTTAGTTGCGATCAAGCCCTTCAATGTCACTTTTCTGGTCAGCTCGCCGGACAGAATAACCCGTACCACGCGTGCTAGCTCACCGATAACGCCGGCTTGCTTGAGAACCAAAATATCGATTTCATTAACAGGCAATAGTTCCAATTCCGACAAGCGGACTTCTGCTTTATACGGAGTTGCCATTGATTTAAAACCACGCTTAGGCAAGCGGCGTTGCAAAGGCATCTGACCGCCCTCAAAACCCACTTTATGAAAACCGCCTGAACGAGATTTCTGACCTTTATGGCCACGACCTGCAGTTTTACCTATACCCGAGCCGATACCGCGACCTACACGACGCTTGTAATGCTTAGCGCCATCTGCTGGTTGGATAGTATTCAATTCCATAATTTGCTC from Glaciimonas sp. PCH181 carries:
- the rpsD gene encoding 30S ribosomal protein S4; this translates as MARYIGPKAKLSRREGTDLFLKSARRSLDSKCKLDSKPGQHGRTSGARTSDYGNQLREKQKVKRMYGILERQFRRYFAEADRRKGNTGETLLRLLEARLDNVVYRMGFGSTRAEGRQLVSHKAFTVNGNVVNIASYQVKAGDVVAVREKSKKQVRIVEALSLAEQIGMPSWVSVDAKKMEGTFKSMPDRSEIAADVNESLIVELYSR
- the rpmJ gene encoding 50S ribosomal protein L36; the encoded protein is MKVLASVKRICRNCKIIKRKGVLRVICTEPRHKQRQG
- a CDS encoding ATP-binding cassette domain-containing protein, with amino-acid sequence MASIMAPISDSSILSVTNLRKSFGSKGAKTIVIDGLSFELRAGECYGLLGPNGAGKTTTLRLCLGLTAADSGDIRLAGHPIPAESRLARQRIGVVPQGDNLDPDFTVSENLLVFGRYFGIPDAVINERIPKLLEFANLGAKQHARINELSGGMRRRLTLARALVNDPDLIFMDEPTTGLDPQARHMIWERLKTLLSQGKTILLTTHFMDEAERLCDRLAVVDHGKMIAEGSPRALIAQHIEAEVVEIYGEKAKAWLNGDGGGNSARSARIEISGETIFCYTNDAQVLVHELQGTPGVRYIHRPANLEDLFLKLTGREMRD
- the rplQ gene encoding 50S ribosomal protein L17, with amino-acid sequence MRHRHGLRKLNRTSSHRLAMLRNMTVSLLRHEAIKTTLPKAKELRRVIEPILTLGKTDTLANKRLAFSRLRDREMVLKLFAEFGPRYANRNGGYLRILKMGFRVGDNAPMAYVELLDRPEVSDEADVPTAD
- the cutA gene encoding divalent-cation tolerance protein CutA; this translates as MTNALLVVTNMPDFSTANVLAGQLVERKLAACVNLLPEVHSVYLWQGKLEQTTEVTLMIKTTTERYSELENFIKAAHPYELPEIIALPIAKGLPAYLEWIGTETKRDLNV
- the rpoA gene encoding DNA-directed RNA polymerase subunit alpha, giving the protein MQNSLLKPRIIEVEALGAGHAKVVMEPFERGYGHTLGNALRRVLLSSMVGYAPTEVTIAGVVHEYSSLDGVQEDVVDILLNLKGVVFKLHNRDEVTLTLKKGGEGAVLASDIDLPHDVELVNPDHVIAHLTGGGELDMQIKVEKGRGYVPGNVRRLSEDTNKTIGRIILDASFSPVRRVSYAVESARVEQRTDLDKLVINIETNGVITPEEAIRQSARVLVDQLNVFAALEGTEAAAEAPSRAPQVDPILLRPVDDLELTVRSANCLKAENIYYIGDLIQRSENELLKTPNLGRKSLNEIKEVLASRGLTLGMKLENWPPAGLEK
- the secY gene encoding preprotein translocase subunit SecY, with product MATTPQLAKSAASGFPWGRLWFLLAALVVYRIGAHIPVPGIDPTQLAQLFKQNQGGILGMFNMFSGGALSRFTVFALGIMPYISASIIMQLMSIVSPQLEALKKEGESGRRKITQYTRYGTLLLATFQALGIAVALESQAGLVLDPGLAFRFTTVVTLVTGTMFLMWLGEQITERGLGNGISIIIFAGIAAGLPNAVGGLFELVRTGSMAALSAILICLIVAAVTFVVVFIERGQRKILVNYAKRQVGNKIYGGQSSHLPLKLNMAGVIPPIFASSIILFPATITSWFISGDTTNPVVRFLKDLAASLAPGEPIHALLYAVAIVFFCFFYTALVFNSKETADNLKKSGAFVPGIRPGDQTARYIDKILMRLTLAGAVYITLVCLLPEFLIARWKVPFYFGGTSLLIIVVVTMDFMAQVQNYVMSQQYESLLRKANFKGGIPTR
- the infA gene encoding translation initiation factor IF-1: MAKDDVIQMQGEILENLPNATFRVKLENGHIVLGHISGKMRMNYIRILPGDKVTVELTPYDLSRARIVFRTK
- a CDS encoding ABC transporter permease translates to MNIYAFPAFSRRFQPIWQRNFLVWKKLAVASVLGNIADPLITLLAFGYGLGSLLKEVDGIPYIHYLASGSICMSIMWAASFEALYSAFSRMHVQKTWDALLNAPLALDDVILAEMLWAATKSIFSGVAILLVMFCLGIGLHPHTLLVLPLLFLIGMTFGSLGLVFNALAKGYDFFTYYFTLVLTPMIFLSGVYYPSAQLPGWLQTIAQILPLNAAVHLVRPLLLGTWPTTPITDLAILIGYCCFGFYAAVVLTRRRLL
- the rpsK gene encoding 30S ribosomal protein S11, which codes for MAKSPNNAAAARVRKKVKKNVAEGIAHIHASFNNTIITITDRQGNALSWATSGGAGFKGSRKSTPFAAQVAAEAAGKVAVECGVKNLEVRIKGPGPGRESAVRALNNLGIKITQIQDVTPVPHNGCRPPKRRRI
- the rplO gene encoding 50S ribosomal protein L15 is translated as MELNTIQPADGAKHYKRRVGRGIGSGIGKTAGRGHKGQKSRSGGFHKVGFEGGQMPLQRRLPKRGFKSMATPYKAEVRLSELELLPVNEIDILVLKQAGVIGELARVVRVILSGELTRKVTLKGLIATKGAKAAIEAVGGTVA
- the rpsM gene encoding 30S ribosomal protein S13 gives rise to the protein MARIAGVNIPNHQHTVIGLTAIYGVGRPRSQKICDATGISTSKKVKDLDDSELEKLRDEIAKFIVEGDLRRELSMNIKRLMDLGCYRGMRHRKGLPCRGQRTRTNARTRKGPRKAAQSLKK